One segment of Anopheles stephensi strain Indian chromosome 3, UCI_ANSTEP_V1.0, whole genome shotgun sequence DNA contains the following:
- the LOC118512030 gene encoding spindle and kinetochore-associated protein 1-like, protein MDQSLENIFQKQLDTMQRIELFLNIYKCKAFVADDLRALKEEASSAAEKLKCTKEYLEIDRKDVCSQFMEIMQKMRRNELLMLHLLEVGTLVEQNENAKPAAQSSSSKQQMPLKELQNESNPSKMHLLDYSKSPFALRSKPRNFHFYDFDAEIKEEQFETIPKYLKGRMQLSELKQFLENEVIKCFEEKYTLMYKHRKVIVNQHDLNLWKEYNSQQANFPDDKFITQDDLSRKSGKVVDKKSYAKLQMLRHLHILREVRSEGTIYFLWIYSK, encoded by the exons ATGGACCAATCGctagaaaacatttttcagAAACAGCTAGACACTATGCAACGTATTGAGCTGTTTCTAAACATTTATAAATGTAAGGCGTTCGTAGCGGACGACTTGCGAGCTCTGAAAGAAGAAGCTAGCAGTGCTGCCGAGAAGCTAAAGTGCACCAAAGAATATCTCGAAATCGATCGCAAAGATGTGTGTTCCCAGTTTATGGAAATAATGCAGAAAATGCGACGCAATGAGCTGCTTATGCTTCACCTACTGGAGGTAGGAACACTCGTTGAACAGAATGAAAATGCTAAACCTGCCGCCCAATCTTCTAGCTCGAAACAACAGATGCCACTGAAGGAG CTGCAAAACGAATCGAATCCCTCCAAAATGCATCTCCTGGATTATTCTAAATCTCCATTCGCGTTACGTTCGAAGCCAAGGAACTTCCACTTCTATGACTTTGATGCGGAAATCAAGGAGGAACAGTTTGAAACGATTCCCAAGTATTTGAAGGGACGGATGCAACTGTCCGAACTAAAACAGTTTCTCGAGAATGAGGTCATCAAATGTTTCGAGGAAAAATACACACTCATGTACAAGCACCGCAAGGTTATCGTGAATCAGCACGATCTCAACCTATGGAAAGAGTACAACAGCCAACAAGCCAATTTTCCCG ATGACAAATTCATCACGCAAGACGATTTGTCTCGCAAATCTGGCAAAGTAGTGGACAAGAAGAGCTATGCAAAGCTGCAGATGCTTCGACATCTTCACATTCTGCGAGAGGTGCGCTCGGAAGGGACGATATACTTCCTTTGGATTTACAGCAAATAA
- the LOC118513309 gene encoding regulatory-associated protein of mTOR, with protein MIETTEQSKDSNEAEDEDDALLPICFNCERHLDKIVGINCTTQSWRVRDRMKTVSVALVLCLNIGVDPPDVVKIDKCARAECWINPTSYSPGKALEMISYQLQKQYERWQPRARYRHSLDPNMEDVKKLCTSLRRTAKEERVLFHYNGHGVPRPTANGEIWVFNKTFTQYIPLSIYDLQTWMGAPSIYVYDCSNAGIIVNSFNTFAEQHESEMEQMRNRSGSTAGQQHATSGGDLQSGEDSRVSPSPSAGAAGTTTYRNCIQLAACAADQLLPMNPNLPADLFTSCLTTPVKMALRWFTLQSTSQLVPEVTEELIEKIPGQLNDRRTMMGELNWIFTAITDTIAWNTLRPELFQKLFRQDLLVASLFRNFLLAERILRAYDCTPISSPALPPSYRHPMWSAWDLALDQALAQLPDILEKGKPFQHSPFFEEQLTAFQVWLEGSTEQRSPPEQLPIVLQVLLSQVHRLRALELLGHFVDLGPWAVNLALSVGIFPYVLKLLQSSAKELRPCLVFIWAKIVAVDGTCQIDLIREQGHKYFLTALQETNPGGQPFKGNHRTYAAFVLASIVHNFPNGQSSALQGQLVSICLDQLNDDSNPLLRQWLAICLGHLWQNYEQARWSGVRDNANEKLYPLLSDPHPEVRAAAVYALGTFISSVKQRSDHANNIDRSTAMHLFMTVSNDMSPLVRMELIAALQWMVLFFETQFASTFLQLDSPERSITNPMKRVSSTSNILGVGKSVMVGFFQKLWNGFLALSKDPFPEVATMAQKVVDYVRADSAKEVTVCEKGSHLHHHHGGSAASVSLPPSPNTRVGFLAGESPPTHGMHVSTDNGTGGHHHRLVNQQTPLAMKKRIHAVHDSPTTTDYTDGQDKAAYTATGSHTLPAATTAFGTTPLKPIVTTQFIEWSVSFFAQPSKRGHETRAAAGTDHNSYEFLIRKSRWLRNKEVRAEGRLQRKKAIFKRLDVQSWSCRTQHAPTIIKLNPYDEQVAFAYKDRVIVVNTSTEVTHTLTPQRQSIYDSTNSLTSTGSSSGYQSSLQHQGSHRLLNQSIMFLEQHHPSLSSQSQQPLPYPHQLKPSAEPSASHGMGSQALAVTSLEFLNAHDVGVIMAGYSDSTIRLWRPKETSDENQLLSAWHGLLDFNTSSAAKVSCTEPAPVAHVGGGGGGGGLILAWHQRSQTIMAAGEAKYIRLWDAEREMRICDIPSGSDTAVLKMSCAPNGLLAVGFYDGSVRTFDRRCPPTEARCATIRENINPVLAICLRDDGESLVAAGVDACVRLYDIRKAYSSYHQWAAGTDVSAMAIHTSADILACATSQITIYGLDGVVLSSGRSNEGFMAPRKGVASCLSFHKYKLNLAAGYNDNTAAVLVP; from the exons ATGATTGAAACGACTGAGCAATCGAAGGACTCGAACGAAGCGGAAGATGAGGATGATGCGTTGCTGCCGATCTGCTTCAACTGCGAGCGCCACCTGGACAAGATAGTGGGCATCAATTGTACGACGCAAAGCTGGCGCGTGCGGGATCGCATGAAAACGGTCAGCGTAGCGCTGGTGCTGTGCCTGAACATTGGCGTCGATCCGCCGGACGTGGTAAAGATCGACAAATGTGCGCGCGCCGAATGTTGGATCAATCCGACATCCTATTCGCCCGGGAAAGCGTTGGAGATGATCAGTTACCAGCTGCAGAAGCAGTACGAGCGGTGGCAGCCCCGTGCCCGATACCGGCACTCGCTCGACCCGAACATGGAGGACGTCAAGAAGCTGTGCACCTCGCTGCGCCGGACCGCGAAGGAGGAGCGGGTGCTGTTCCACTACAACGGGCACGGGGTGCCGCGTCCGACGGCCAACGGTGAGATATGGGTGTTTAACAAGACGTTCACACAGTACATCCCGCTGTCGATCTACGATCTGCAGACGTGGATGGGTGCGCCCTCGATTTACGTGTACGACTGCTCGAACGCCGGCATCATCGTGAACAGCTTCAACACGTTCGCCGAACAGCACGAGAGCGAAATGGAGCAGATGCGAAACCGGAGCGGTAGTACGGCCGGTCAGCAGCACGCCACTAGCGGCGGCGATCTGCAGTCCGGGGAAGATAGCCGGGTGTCACCGTCGCCTTCGGCCGGAGCGGCCGGCACGACGACGTACCGGAACTGCATCCAGCTTGCGGCGTGTGCCGCCGATCAGTTGCTACCGATGAATCCGAACCTTCCAGCCGACCTGTTTACGTCATGCCTTACGACGCCAGTCAAAATGGCGCTGAGATGGTTCACGCTGCAGTCCACCTCCCAGCTCGTGCCGGAAGTGACGGAGGAGCTGATCGAGAAGATTCCCGGACAGCTGAACGATCGGCGCACGATGATGGGTGAGCTGAACTGGATCTTTACCGCCATCACCGACACGATCGCGTGGAACACGTTGCGGCCGGAGCTGTTTCAGAAACTGTTTCGTCAAGACCTGCTCGTGGCGAGCCTGTTTCGCAACTTCCTGCTAGCCGAGCGCATCCTGCGCGCGTACGATTGTACGCCGATCTCGAGCCCGGCGCTACCGCCCAGCTACCGGCACCCGATGTGGTCGGCGTGGGATCTGGCGCTCGATCAAGCGCTCGCCCAGCTGCCGGACATCCTGGAGAAGGGAAAACCATTCCAGCATTCGCCGTTTTTTGAGGAGCAACTGACCGCGTTTCAGGTGTGGCTGGAGGGCAGCACGGAACAGCGCAGCCCCCCGGAGCAGTTGCCGATCGTGCTGCAGGTGCTGCTGTCGCAGGTTCACCGCTTGCGTGCCTTGGAGTTGCTGGGACACTTTGTCGATCTGGGACCGTGGGCCGTGAATTTGGCGCTCAGCGTAGGCATCTTCCCGTACGTGCTGAAGCTGTTGCAAAGTTCGGCGAAAGAGTTGCGCCCGTGTCTGGTGTTTATTTGGGCGAAAATTGTCGCGGTCGACGGAACGTGCCAGATCGATCTGATACGGGAGCAGGGCCATAAGTATTTCCTGACCGCGCTGCAAGAAACCAACCCGGGCGGACAACCGTTCAAGGGCAATCACCGCACGTACGCTGCCTTCGTGCTCGCCAGCATTGTGCATAACTTCCCGAACGGTCAGTCGAGCGCGCTGCAGGGCCAGCTGGTGTCCATCTGTCTAGACCAGCTGAACGACGACAGCAATCCGCTGCTGCGGCAATGGTTGGCCATCTGTTTGGGACATCTGTGGCAAAATTACGAGCAGGCGCGCTGGTCCGGTGTGCGAGACAACGCGAACGAAAAGCTTTACCCGTTGCTGAGCGACCCGCACCCGGAGGTTCGAGCTGCTGCCGTGTACGCGCTGGGGACGTTCATCAGCTCGGTGAAGCAGCGGTCCGATCATGCCAACAACATCGATCGCTCCACAGCCATGCACCTGTTCATGACGGTAAGCAACGACATGAGCCCGCTGGTGCGGATGGAGTTGATAGCGGCACTCCAGTGGATGGTGCTGTTCTTCGAGACGCAGTTCGCCAGTACCTTCCTGCAGCTGGACAGTCCCGAGCGCAGCATcaccaacccgatgaagcgCGTGTCCAGCACGAGTAACATCCTCGGGGTGGGCAAATCCGTGATGGTTGGCTTTTTCCAGAAGCTCTGGAACGGGTTCCTTGCCCTGTCGAAAGATCCCTTCCCGGAGGTGGCCACGATGGCCCAGAAGGTGGTCGATTACGTGCGGGCCGACAGCGCGAAAGAGGTCACAGTGTGCGAGAAGGGTTCGCACCTCCACCATCACCACGGTGGCAGTGCGGCCAGCGTAAGCTTACCGCCTTCGCCCAACACTCGGGTCGGTTTTCTGGCCGGCGAATCACCACCAACGCACGGGATGCACGTATCGACCGATAACGGAACCGGaggccatcatcatcggctCGTGAACCAGCAAACACCGCTGGCAATGAAAAAGCGCATCCACGCGGTGCACGATAGCCCCACGACGACGGACTATACGGACGGCCAGGATAAGGCAGCGTACACTGCAACGGGCTCACACACGCTGCCAGCGGCAACAACGGCGTTCGGCACCACACCGCTGAAACCGATCGTTACGACGCAATTCATCGAATGGTCGGTCAGCTTCTTTGCCCAACCGTCGAAGCGCGGGCACGAAACGAGGGCGGCGGCCGGTACGGACCACAATTCGTACGAGTTTCTCATCCGGAAATCGCGCTGGTTGCGCAACAAGGAGGTGCGGGCCGAGGGCCGGTTGCAGCGGAAGAAGGCGATCTTCAAGCGGCTGGATGTGCAGAGTTGGTCCTGCCGTACGCAGCACGCGCCGACGATCATCAAGCTGAACCCGTACGACGAGCAGGTGGCTTTCGCCTACAA GGATCGCGTCATTGTAGTCAACACGAGCACGGAAGTCACGCACACCCTTACCCCCCAAAGACAATCCATTTACGACAGCACCAACAGTCTGaccagcaccggcagcagcagcggctaCCAGTCGTCCCTGCAGCATCAGGGATCGCACCGACTGCTCAACCAATCGATCATGTTTCTCGAGCAGCACCATCCGTCGCTGTCGTCCCAGTCACAGCAACCGCTGCCGTATCCGCACCAGCTGAAGCCGTCGGCCGAACCATCCGCATCGCATGGCATGGGCAGCCAGGCGTTGGCCGTCACCTCGCTGGAGTTCCTGAATGCGCACGACGTCGGTGTCATAATGGCCGGGTACAGCGACAGCACGATACGGCTGTGGCGGCCAAAGGAAACCAGTGACGAGAACCAGCTGCTTTCGGCCTGGCACGGTTTGCTGGACTTCAACACATCGAGCGCGGCGAAGGTGAGCTGCACGGAACCGGCCCCGGTTGCTcacgttggtggtggtggtggtggcggtggcctGATACTGGCGTGGCACCAGCGCTCGCAAACGATAATGGCGGCGGGCGAAGCGAAGTACATACGTCTGTGGGATGCTGAGCGGGAGATGCGTATCTGTGATATTCCGAGCGGTTCCGACACGGCCGTACTGAAGATGTCCTGTGCTCCGAACGGTTTGCTGGCGGTCGGGTTTTACGACGGAAGCGTGCGCACCTTCGATCGCCGCTGCCCGCCTACAGAGGCGCGCTGTGCGACGATAAGGGAAAACATCAATCCGGTGCTGGCCATCTGCTTGCGGGACGATGGCGAATCGTTGGTGGCGGCCGGCGTAGATGCGTGCGTCCGATTGTACGATATACGGAAAGCGTACTCCTCCTACCACCAGTGGGCCGCCGGAACGGACGTCTCGGCCATGGCCATACACACGAGCGCCGACATTCTGGCCTGCGCGACAAGTCAAATTACCATCTACGGGCTGGACGGGGTGGTGCTCAGCTCGGGGCGCAGCAACGAAGGCTTCATGGCGCCGAGGAAGGGCGTAGCGTCCTGCCTATCGTTCCACAAGTATAAACTCAACCTGGCGGCCGGATACAACGACAATACTGCGGCGGTGCTAGTGCCATAG
- the LOC118513310 gene encoding tribbles homolog 2 → MSSLNTTSTVNVSPPVSVVHLNDLLPRLNKPDDEQVGGAVGYAPVIGNVVPDGTAMVAAGTTVPSSSPEVVQAAPDTGSTAAMDSSSTSFIANSNLAILNRMLSAHMGSGGNGIELGRNGGSGGTSSSSTSTSNKKCPYHRQCSSHHHHLHRHQQHQVLGSSSAGGPLRTRYDGGSASSSSNNGGSPSASYPLRDAISTNVTPPPLNAVILVDRYLLMEPVEGNNLYRCYDIKSHVELVCKIANNPCSNLLTAHFRLDGHRHVNSLHKVIQGNNQTYLLYSPSEGDLHSYVRVRKRLREPEARRLCRQMCEVVKSCHEQGIVLRDLKLRKFVFADRERTQLKLESLEDAVVLDDPAEDLLQDKRGCPAYVSPEILRVNTTYSGKAADMWSLGVILYTMLVGRYPFNDSEHASLFAKISRGQFTVPECLSSKARCMIRALLRRDPEERIASEDVLHHPWLLHDDSKDHAYGLHAASRASTSSAALDDHCVPEWYDPSDVGASSASSSRMHYSTTGDVFDN, encoded by the exons ATGAGTTCACTGAATACTACGAGTACGGTTAACGTTTCGCCGCCGGTTTCGGTAGTGCACCTCAACGATTTACTACCCCGCCTGAACAAGCCCGACGATGAGCAGGTAGGCGGCGCGGTCGGCTATGCACCGGTTATTGGCAATGTGGTGCCTGATGGTACCGCAATGGTTGCCGCCGGCACTACAGTACCAAGTTCGTCTCCCGAGGTAGTCCAGGCAGCGCCAGACACTGGTTCAACTGCCGCGATGGATAGCAGTAGCACATCCTTTATCGCCAACTCTAACCTGGCCATATTGAACCGTATGCTTTCCGCTCATATGGGGTCCGGTGGAAATGGTATCGAACTGGGACGGAATGGCGGCAGCGGTGGTAcctccagcagcagtacaagcaccagcaacaaaaagtGTCCCTATCATCGCCAATGTTCGAGCCATCATCACCATTTGCATcggcatcagcagcaccaggtCCTTGGAAGTTCGTCCGCAGGTGGACCGCTTCGAACCAGGTATGACGGTGGCTcggcgagcagcagcagcaacaacggcGGTTCGCCATCCGCTTCATACCCGTTGCGGGATGCCATCTCGACGAACGTTACGCCGCCACCGTTAAATGCTGTTATTCTTGTCGACCGATACCTGCTGATGGAACCGGTCGAAGGAAATAATCTGTACCGGTGCTACGACATCAAATCGCACGTGGAGCTTGTGTGCAAG ATTGCAAATAATCCGTGTTCTAACCTGCTGACGGCGCACTTTCGTCTAGACGGACATCGACACGTCAACTCGCTGCACAAAGTCATACAAGGCAACAATCAAACCTATCTGCTGTACAGCCCTTCGGAG GGCGATCTACATTCGTACGTGCGAGTGCGAAAACGTCTACGCGAACCGGAAGCTCGGCGATTGTGTCGGCAAATGTGCGAAGTAGTAAAAAGTTGCCACGAGCAAGGCATTGTCTTGCGTGATCTCAAGTTGCGGAAGTTTGTATTTGCGGACCGTGAAAG GACGCAATTAAAACTGGAATCACTGGAGGATGCCGTCGTACTGGACGATCCGGCCGAGGATCTGCTGCAGGACAAACGGGGCTGTCCCGCCTACGTGTCGCCGGAAATCCTGCGCGTCAATACAACGTACTCGGGCAAGGCAGCCGACATGTGGTCGCTAGGCGTAATACTCTACACGATGCTGGTCGGAAG GTACCCATTTAATGATTCGGAACATGCATCACTGTTTGCAAAAATTAGCCGCGGTCAGTTCACCGTACCGGAGTGCCTGTCGTCGAAGGCCCGATGCATGATACGTGCACTGCTACGACGGGATCCGGAAGAACGTATCGCCTCGGAAGACGTACTTCACCATCCATGGTTGCTGCACGACGACAGTAAAGATCATGCCTATGGGCTGCACGCCGCTAGCCGTGCCAGCACTAGTAGCGCTGCCCTAGACGATCACTGCGTGCCGGAGTGGTATGACCCGTCGGACGTTGGCGCTTCGTCAGCGTCATCCTCGCGCATGCATTACTCCACCACTGGGGACGTTTTCGATAACTAG
- the LOC118512031 gene encoding mediator of RNA polymerase II transcription subunit 6 yields MNPGRLGLTPLLQENPLWISWHDSNWIPVLNPGNVMDYFSEKSNPFYDRTCNNEIVRMQRQSLELLNNMTGVEYIPLHVQDPILYVIRKQHRHSPTEATPMADYYIIAGTVYQAPDLASVFNSRILSTVHHLQTAFDEASSYSRYHPSKGYSWDFSSNKAIAEKTKTQTKKEAPVKEEPSSIFQRQRVDMLLGDLLRKFPLPLPQTTNNPAGAAASEGNSASNNLGGVAGDTDHAGSDHGMIKQEPTDGVGGGRGSSNEVPPEKKMKL; encoded by the exons ATGAATCCCGGAAGATTGGGTCTTACGCCTCTCCTGCAAGAGAACCCGCTATGGATTTCGTGGCACGATTCGAACTGGATACCGGTGCTGAATCCTGGCAATGTGATGGACTACTTTTCGGAAAAATCGAACCCATTTTACGACCGAACATGCAACAACGAAATCGTGAGAATGCAGCGGCAAAGCCTGGAGCTTCTTAA CAACATGACGGGAGTGGAATATATTCCCCTGCACGTCCAGGATCCGATTCTGTACGTCATCCGTAAACAGCACCGCCATTCTCCGACCGAGGCTACACCGATGGCCGATTACTACATCATTGCGGGAACCGTGTACCAGGCGCCCGATCTGGCCAGTGTTTTCAACTCGCGAATACTGTCCACCGTACATCACTTACAGACAGCGTTCGATGAAGCCAGCTCGTACTCCCGGTATCATCCGAGCAAAGGATATTCGTGGgatttttcttcaaacaaagcta TTGCTGAAAAGACGAAAACACAAACCAAGAAGGAAGCTCCGGTGAAGGAGGAACCGAGCTCAATATTCCAACGGCAGCGCGTGGACATGCTGCTGGGTGATTTGCTCCGAAAGTTTCCTCTACCTTTGCCGCAGACAACAAACAATcctgctggagctgctgcttcGGAGGGGAATAGCGCCAGCAATAATCTTGGAGGCGTTGCTGGGGACACCGATCACGCCGGTTCCGACCATGGCATGATCAAACAGGAACCAACCGATGGCGTTGGCGGTGGACGGGGAAGCAGTAACGAAGTGCCaccggaaaagaaaatgaaattataa
- the LOC118512029 gene encoding uncharacterized protein LOC118512029 isoform X2 has product MGGRASAGKQKYVCSEIDRNHQSSYPAAISQPIATCARFSFNVVQCNRSAAAPQLRVFGSTVWSRLYPLETSKWLLNLLSNAVPMHTAPNAEKTTLREPAAPLASDVGVVEGVSEAESFDKEAMVRSVHQLEDILRRPISDELLRKVCFSEMLLVCDGSETIVGGAAISVSLIAEEVLAAFSSTRLTFLGHSTAESELMSFADRNCRPLQERKCETLFSGTTRQEKQIQLYFDEAHNVTAYRQESNGLRTESFHGMLSGPDGKAADNSDMRQTILPDGLQLLLLRYLVLSNFVGEICSQTIDVQGRVGNCIHKIAAAVPVPKSRRQSNASEEAVKEVRKTTWYSDGTVPEESVSHYDSTTGRLLRHGWNGSNYILIANPLGKTAPTGLMDLARSMQDYVQALSSVIKNRASVKEFLDDVHCSVKEMERCKNIVNPVLIDIINEI; this is encoded by the exons ATGGGTGGACGTGCGAGCGCTGGCAAGCAAAAATACGTTTGTAGTGAGATCGATCGCAATCATCAATCAAGTTACCCCGCAGCGATCTCACAGCCTATTGCGACGTGCGCAAGGTTTTCATTTAACGTTGTGCAGTGCAATCGATCGGCAGCAGCTCCGCAGTTGCGAGTATTCGGCAGTACAGTTTGGTCTCGTTTGTACCCGTTGGAAACGTCGAAATGGCTTCTAAATCTGCTTTCAAATGCCGTGCCCATGCACACGGCGCCAAACGCAGAGAAA ACCACACTGCGAGAGCCTGCTGCACCGCTGGCAAGCGATGTCGGAGTAGTTGAAGGCGTGTCGGAAGCAGAGTCCTTCGATAAGGAAGCAATGGTACGTTCCGTGCACCAGCTAGAGGACATCCTGCGTCGTCCGATTTCCGATGAGCTGCTGAGAAAAGTGTGCTTCAGCGAAATGTTGCTAGTGTGCGACGGCAGCGAGACCATCGTCGGTGGGGCCGCCATCAGCGTGAGCCTGATTGCGGAAGAAGTGTTGGCGGCATTTTCCAGTACGAGACTTACATTCCTTGGACATTCTACGGCTGAAAGTGAGCTGATGTCATTTGCGGACAGAAACTGTCGCCCGCTGCAGGAGCGAAAATGTGAAACGTTGTTTTCCGGCACTACCAGGCAG GAGAAACAAATACAGCTCTACTTTGATGAGGCCCACAACGTCACAGCGTATCGGCAGGAAAGTAACGGACTGCGCACCGAAAGCTTCCACGGGATGCTGTCGGGACCGGATGGAAAGGCAGCGGATAATAGTGACATGAGACAGACCATTTTACCCGACGGATTGCAATTGCTACTGCTGCGCTATTTGGTGTTGAGCAATTTCGTAGGCGAAATCTGTAGCCAAACGATCGATGTTCAGGGAAGGGTTGGAAATTGTATCCATAAAATTGCAGCTGCGGTTCCAGTGCCGAAATCACGACGACAGAGTAATGCATCCGAAGAAGCAGTAAAAGAAGTTCGCAAAACAACTTGGTACTCGGACGGCACGGTTCCGGAGGAAAGCGTATCACATTACGATTCCACGACTGGTCGGCTGCTTAGGCACGGTTGGAACGGTTCGAACTATATCCTTATTGCGAACCCTCTCGGAAAGACAGCACCTACCGGACTGATGGATCTCGCGCGAAGCATGCAAGATTACGTACAAGCGTTGTCAAGCGTGATCAAAAATCGTGCCTCTGTGAAGGAATTCCTGGACGATGTACATTGCTCGGTGAAAGAAATGGAACGGTGTAAGAATATTGTAAATCCTGTATTAATTGATATAATAAATGAGATATGA